Within the Miscanthus floridulus cultivar M001 chromosome 17, ASM1932011v1, whole genome shotgun sequence genome, the region CCCCCATGAGCTAAACAATAACTTGAACAGTCAGTGAAAGTGGTTGTATCTTTTGCTCACCAGATTTTTAAAGCCCAATGTGCCTCGCAAAAATGTTACTACTATAGAATCCCCCATCCATGTTGCGTGTCATCCAACTCTTGTCCATGTTGCATGTCATCTAACTCTTATCTGTGTCGGTTATCCAACCAACAATTTGCAAAAAAACATGGATGCTCACAATTTTCATGGTGGCTTCTACTTATCCCTCCGCTCAAATGTAAAGACTTCTATGATTTCTTGACAAATTAAGAAAAGGAAAGTCATCCACATCAAGAGAGAAATAGTACTCCTTCCGTCCTAAAATATAAGGCATCCAAACAATTTTAGGATatactagatatatgcccgtgcgttgcaccggATCAGATTTGATCATTTTTAGAAAATAATGGAAAGACAATTAACGATTGTGCATTGAGAATCCTATGGGTCGTGGTAACTTTATTTGGAATGTTTGCCTTCAACTTAAATAGCTTGAGGCTCTACTCTACAGGCCCAGCCGTCGCGCGCCATGCATGGTCTGTGTCGTTGTCTCGTCAGGGAAGAAGAACGATGACCATCGGACAACAAAGAGAGGTGAGGTTGCAACTTGCGAGGCGACGTGATGGACGACGCATACTACGGCCGTGATCAGCGCTCTAGAACGGGTACGGCGGCGGCAACGCGACGCCAGGGTAGGCGCCTGCGGTGCGGTACGCGATATCGCAGGTGAACGATCAGGAACGTGGAGGGCAACGGGTGCGGgcgtccgccgccgccgacgacggtGACGATGTAGTGCCGCACCAACCCCAACTACGCCATGACCGTCCGCGACGGGAAGGCGGTGCTGGCACCGACGAACCCCAAGGACGAGTACCAGCACTGGATCAAGGACATGCGGTGGAGCACGAGCGTCAAGGACCAAGCGTGGTATCCGGCGTTCGCGCTGGTGAACAAGGCGACGGGGAGGCCATCAAGCACTCGCTCGGGCCGACAGTTGCACCCGGTGCAGCTGGTGCCCTACAACCCGGACTTCCTGGACGAGTCGATGATCTGGGTGGAGAGCCGTAACGTCAGCAACGGCTTCCGCTGCGTCCGCATGGTCAACAGCATGTACCTCAACTTCGACGCCCTCCACGGCGTTTACGACGACACCGACATCGTGCTCTGGAAGTGGTGCGAGGGCGACAACCAGCGTTGGAACTTGGAAGATCCAGCCCTACTACTGAACAAGACATCCATCCGATCCATCGAGGCTTCGAGATAATTCAGATCGGAAGGCACAACGAGTCGGACGGCAAAAGAATGTAGGACGGCAACAGAACAGCGTGGGGATGAGGACCTAGGAAGCAGGAACGCGCGGTTTCGAGGGGGCGCCGTATCGGACTCTGCCTGCGGGGCGGGGCGGGGAGAGCGCGCACACGACCGTAGCCTGGCCGGGCGCGCACACGAAACCTCCACTCGTTTTTTATGTGGTAGTAGATAGATTATAGGTACAACAAATGATGCGTATAACCCTTCCTGATTGATTACTATATTTAGATTAGTGATAGATAATAATGGTAGGTATGCATGTGATTGCCTTTTAAAGGGTTTGTTCGGGACAATTTGAATGTTTGAATACCTTATATGTTCAGGATGGAGGGATTACATGACCACTTCATATATAGTGTGTAAATCTCgatgcaaatcatggtacatttgtaagGATAATTTCATTGGTGACACCCTAGCTATTTGCTTGTGTGAAGGGAGAAAGAAATTGGCTGTTAAACCCAAGGTGCTAAATAGAGCTACCAACATCCACCCCATCTCCCTAGCACGTAGATCCATGCCAATTTTTGGATAGTATATATtttttaggccccgttcgctggtctgaaatttggctgaaactgactgaaaaatactgttccggctgaattgttgtgagagtaaaacactgttctggctgaaaaaagaagccgaacaagctgaatatggggtaagccgaacatggccttAGTGTATATGATAGATTTGCCCCTTAGCAGACATTCAACACGTTCGCATGTTGATTTTAGCCAGACAACCAGtcaaacagtgttttcctctcataacaaaccagcaccagccgagcttatcagcccagaaaccaaccaacaaaTAGGCCGATTATTTGCCCTTTTTCTTTTGTCTCCGGTTTGTATTGTTCTCTTCCCGTTTTAGTCGTTGTGTGTGAGGGTTTTTTTTTTCCAGTTTTCTTTTTCTAAATGAAAAATGTGCTCAGCATGTTCTCGAGATTTCTCGAGGAAAAAACACACTTTCAGTCCTTAATTACTTGCTTATCGTAGAGGCATGTGGCAACAAGCGATTTCACTCATGAATTAGGTGACATTTGCTTTGATTCAATCACTTTGCATTGGCAGACATCCTTCTCTTCTCACTCGAGAACACACTCCAATTGCTCTATTTGACCACATGTTTCTTACCCGGCTTCTATGCAGCGGCGTGGCGAGCAACCAAGGACGCGGTGATGTCCTTCCTCAACGCGTTCCACAGAGAGGAGGTCGACCTTCAGCGCGTCGACCGGGCACTCATCGTGCTCATCCCGAAGACGGAGGCCGAGGTGACACCGGGAGCGTTCCGCGCGCCCAGTGTCCCTGCAAAACTGCACGGTGAAGATCCTAACAAAACTCCTCACGTCGCGCCTGCATCAACAAATCCCTGCGCTTGTGGACGTTGACCAGACCGGATTCATCACGGGACGCTCCATATCGGAGAACTTCGTGATGGCGACAGAGCTGGTGCAGTAACGTCGTGCGCCAACCTTGCTCATCAAGCTCGACTTCGCCAAAGCTTTTGACTCAGTGAATTGGACGAGCCTGCTAAGGATCCTTGAGGTCCGAGGCTTCCCGGCAACATGGTGCCAGTGGATAGAGGCGCTACTCAAGACGTCGAAGTCAGCGGTACTGGTCAATGGCGTCCCATGGCCCTGGATCACCTGCAAGAGGGAGATGCGCTGTCCCCATATCTGTTCTTGCTGGTCGCGGATGTGCTCCAAGCTCTCGGTGCTGGCTCGGTGCCAACTCGGTGCTGGCTGGAATCCCAACCTACGCCATGGGAGCAACGATGCTTCCGGCGGGGGTGCGGGCGGTGATCGATGCTCGGCGGCGAGCGTTCCTATGGACGGGCACGTACAAGGCAACATCAAGAGCAAAATGTCTAGTGGCCTGGGAAGACGTCTGCCAAGCGAAGGAGGATGGCGGGCTTGGGATCAAACGTATCGACACCCAAAAATCCTGCCTTCTGCTTAAGCTCATCCATCGCCTCCACCATCCGGAGGGCTCTGCGTGGGCTAAGCAGCGCATAAGGCTCTCAGACCTCGATCGAGAAATGGCCGGGACACTGGGCAGCGCTACGGGACCTCCTTCCGGCGTACCAGAGCATCACGAGTCGCAACAGGGGATGGCCGAGACACAGCATTACCTGTTGTAAACTTGAAGGGCATAGGGCTATGCCCTCTCCACCCCCCGGGCAACCGGTATCTGTGGAATGAAATCAGGTGGGGATTATtcttgacccccccccccccccccccccccccccccccaggctTGACCTcaaaaaaacacatttttcactAGTAATGGTTAGTGACAACACTACACCAAAGCATACAGTACACATGATGGATCAATGTAAAAAATGCAACAGCTACTCTACTATGGCTTTCTTTGGGGGCTAGAATTATCTACGCAGGTCTGAGTTATATGCTAGCTGGACTGTTTCTCCAACTTGCGCTTTTTCCTGCGAGACAAACATAATATACGTTACATGTTAGAACATAGTAGAAAGAAATACGCAACTAGCTGGAAGGACGAGCAAGGATTTCTAGCCGAGTCAGGACACCCACCTTCTCTGAAAATGGTTTTGCATCGGCTTAACAATATCACCACTGTGCTTGCTACCTTTCTCTCCCTCctcttgatgatcatgctcaagTGAACCATTTGTTGGACAACCTGGAGACTGAGCACGGGGGAGGACACAACAGATAGCAAGATGTCAGTTCGATATAACTCATGTAACACCAATTATGCTTTTTTACGTGTCCCACTATTTTTATCCAGATGGAGTGGATGGTAAGTGAGGGTTAGACATGTTTCAGGCTGAATTTGACAAACATCAGAAGCATATTGATGGTAACTAACAGAAAGGATCTGAAACTTACAGTTCTCGTGTTTTGATGGCAAGATAAATCTTTGCCTGCGGCCGGTCCTCTCACTTCCTCATGGGTCTGAAGAATCGAGTTCTCAGCAACTGGACAAATTTTACAGAGCTGGAAGAACAGATTAACTGGATCAGGTAAGCAGAAGCTTTAATGTGACCAGGCATGTGAAAGCAATGGGTTTACTAACATTTAAGCACTAGGCAAGGTAGTCAGCATCTCTAATGTGCATCACACGCTAAATTTGGATTACCTGCTTGATAATTCGGTCTATCACCTCATTCAGAGTAAAAAGTACATAGGATCTCGGCCCAAGGATTGTCAGGCAGTACTTCTCAAAGTTGGAACTGTTAGTAGAGCCCGTTATTAGGTTAAAGAGCTCCTCCTTAAACCTACATCAATCAACGGAAAAAGAAAAGTGAAGTTAGAACCAACTGTTACTTTACAAGTCATGAATAATTATGCACAGATGCATAAGGTAATAATCCTGGACATTACCCTGCATATAAATCACTGGTGTGTGAACCTCTCTTGGAAGCTTCTGCCGAAAGATTCTTTGCTACTACTAGCCTCTCATACAAAATCTGTCATACAGGAATAATAAATAAATCGTAGTGCCAACAATTATAAAGGTTGATCAGTTTTGTCCAACACAAAATATGGTACTGCAGAATTCAGATTTCTTCTAGCACAATCTTTATTCCTTCATAACATAGACACTAGTATTGGCATTGAGCTTGCCAACACAAATAAAATCACGGTCCATTTAACAAGGTAAATGCTGAAATACCTGGTGAAGCCTTAAGAGCACAACCAGAGAACAACAAGGTACGCTGCCTTTCACATCATACAGTTCAGCTGTTCTTTTGGAATATGCTGAACTGCCCATTTCAATGTTGTAGCCTTCTCTTGATTCATAGTGCACTTCAGATTTATTACTGTGGTCACAATTACTATGGCCTGGGCACTGAGAACTCAACCCAGCCCCACTGGGAGCAGCAACATCACAACTTGCTGCTCCGTTCCCATGTCCAAGCAAGGATCCAAACTGGATGTTTCCTACATCAGGTATGAACTCGCCATCCTCAATCTCAGTCTGACAAGCGTCAAGTATAGAAGCAGACTTATTGGACGTATTTAGAAGATATCCACCTCTCTGAAATGAAAAGTAACAGAAACCAGGTTATCTTTACTCCACAAGCGCAGTGAAGTGTCCCTGTGGGGTAAAAATTTGTTCTGCGTGTTTGAATTCAAATGAATCTGAAACAACATAGTATTATATATACATGCACATACCTTTGAAGATAAAGAAAAATTATTAGCAAGCGAAGAGTCAGGGATACTCCTGAGAAAAGTTTTGCTGAGACCACAATGTTCACAAGCTTCTTTTGGAGCTACAGTGCCATTCGATTCTTGTAATTGACAACTAATAGAAACAAATGGCTGAACTAATGTTGTCCAAACCATCATCAGCTTCTGTTCAGAAGGACAACTTTTGCATGCATAACGAACCATCCTGTCTATGTCCTTATGGATATGAAGATTAATATCTTTAAATACATTTTCCGAGATCAAAGTTGATTGATTGTTGTAAGCAGAAAGATGTTTATACCCATTGTTCAGCCTTGCCATGTTGATTTCTCTAGCTTCAGCAAGCAACGCTGCAATTGAAATGCAGATGAGAACATTGAATATTAAAAATATGTAAAACTTTGATGACTCAATGCAACTCAGATTTAGCATAATGTAATACTAATCATATGTATCTTGTTGAGTTGTTGGACATCgacaataccttttgggctcatcctccttttgTCCAATTGTTTGAAGGAGGAGCTGCGATGATCAAGTGATCTGTAGTAATTATTGGCAATAATATTTGAGCATGCTTTATTAAAAGATGACTGTGCCTCTTTCAAATCTTCTATCTTCTGGTTTAAACGAGACTGTAGAATAACAAGAGCTATACTGGTATCAATTTTCTCCGACAGAGCATCAAGCATGTCGAGGCCATGTTCATCATATAATTGTTCAATGCATCTCCTATGTAAGGCTTTGCAAAGAAcaaaaacaaaggaaaagaaaCAACAGTTAGTCAATTTAAAGAAAAAACTTGACTCCAAATATTCTCCATGATATAACACTCTTACAAGTTAGATGCTCTTGaattttcatatctttgtcaACTTGCAGATTTCTGATAAAGTCAGCAGTTGCTGTGTAGCGTTGCAAAAGCATGTCACTCTCAAACCTAATGAAAAATAACACCATTATGTAAAGAGGGGACATCATAAGATCATTGACCAGTCACTATTCCGGTGAGCAAGCAAAATGTCACCTATATTCAAATAGCTGATAAAAGACACACTGAAGCAGATGAACAATTGGTTACTTACATGTCGTCTTCACATTTGAAAATATTTTCTTCATAATGATTTTTAGTTCTGAACTTAAAGCAGTCCTCACTCCCTGAGGTAGAAGAAACCAATGTGTCGTTAAATACGAACTGTCCCAGCTCAGTGTGGTAGCTTGTTTTTAGAGTCAAGCACTGCATTGAGAATGATCAAGTAAGAATTGGTTGTCAATGGGTTGAAATGGGGAGATGGGAACAATATGAATTTATAGCAATTTATTTACATTCTTCGGTAATAGGGAGTAGCTAGTAGAGTAGCGTGTGAACATATCCGGGTTCACTTTTGGGGGTAGTTCATTTTCTCTTGACGGACTCCAGCATGGTAAGGGATCAATCTTGTCTCCATCATTCTCTTCTGCATGAAGTGATTCTCCATTACCTATCAGAGATAAGAAAACAGAATTTCAATGCAATGGGTATGCTTATAAGTGGAAACTACACAAAGCATTTAAGTTTCTAGTATAACATATGCTTCTATTGACACACTAGAacatatatgtatgtataacagAATGTATGTATAACAGAACTGCCCCCACCTTCAGAAAACACATAAACAAACTTCTCGGTGTGAGATTAGCATGTCCTAATTATTGTTTTTATTAGAAATTAGGGATACAAATTGAACTTTTAACACATGAGAAAACTGACACACCTCTTGTAGATGTTTGCAAGAAGTCGGAGATGCACGGAGTACCTGTTGCTTCGTTACCATCCAAGCTATGATTTGCGCTATGATTTTCATCTGGAGTAATGCATAAAACCTGCTGCGCAGGAAAATTTAGAAATTGATGATATCATCCAAGCTCAGAAGAAAAGAAAACTGATACGATTtgttaagaaaaaaaaagagttctATGTTTCTTTTGGTTGGTGAACAACACACCAATACATGAAAAACAAAGAATCTATGAGCCCTGGGGGCTTGCGATATGAGCCCCATGTGGTCTGGAACACATAGCAAATAGTGAGAGATGCAATGCATTACCTTGCTAATACTAATATTTGGACTTCTGCAAGGTTGCTCATTCGATAGACGTGGAGGCAGATAAGTTTCAAAGGTTTGAAATAATTCTGGACAATGGCGCATATATTTCTTTACCTACAAAGACAAATGGTTGTAAAATGACTGTCCAATTGTTCTCGACAAACCACCAAGAAAAACAAACACCTTTAGGTAAGTCTCTTGATTAGTGATCTTTTTTGTCATCAACTCAGACAAGGTGACCAAAAAATGTCTGTAATCTTCATTAGATATAGATGATGAATCCTGCAAACACAAAGTAAGCAAATTGTGCATCAAGTAAAAACAGCCATGGACACCAAGCCATAATAACTCAAACAAGGAGCAGACGTGTACATCACCTTCACTTTGTTCATGAAAGAGAGTGCAAGCCGTAAAGGGTGGTCATCCTTGGAGGGATCACCTGCTTCGACGAGGTGCCGGAAGCCTTCTAGGACACGAGTTTGGCCAACAAACACTTGAGATAGGATTTCTTCGCATTTTTGCACTGTGATTCCACCTTCAGGATTTGAACTGCAACAGAAGAGAAGAACATATGTAACCAGGAACAAAAGGGATGGTTCAGAGAGTGCAGGTATACTATACGCCCATACCTTTGTTCAACAATCTCCCGTGCTGCCTTGACGAGTTCCTTGTAAGCACTCTCGCTCAGTTTGGCCTTAGCAAACATGAGGAACCCCACAACCTCCTGACCATGCCTCTCAAGCAGCCTATTGAGCCGTTCTTCACCACCGGCTTCCTCCATCGTCCTCAGGCAACCTACCGCTGCAGCAAATACGCAAACACCTGCGCGGCACAAAAAAAACTTGATTAGCGCGGTAAGGTCGAGGAGCACTACACCCTCTATACCTTCCGTCCCCTATTTGCAACCCGCGGCGATCCAGTATAATTCCAGTTCTAGGAGCGGGGACAGCTGCACGGATTCAACGCGGTGAACCTGCAGCGCGCTTCCGATTCTACCCGTGACGCCACGAGCGCCAAATCGCCACGCGGAGCTTCCGATTCTACTCGTGACGCCGCGAGCCGGCCGTTCACGCGCGCTGGGCGAGATGGATAGAGGTGGGAGAAGACGAACGTACCTTGTACTGCGGGGAGACGAGACGCAGGAGAGCGGCGGTGCCCTTCCTAGGGTAGGAACCCAAAGTCCAAAACCACCGCCACCGACACCGGCGATGGCGCGACggcagaggaagagagggaggaaCTAGAAAGCGGATGAGCTAATTGCGCATTTAAGCGCATGAGTTCTGTGGGCCGGATCTGATTGATTCACCGATTCGTAATAGAATTCAGATAGGATGCAAACCTCACGGGCCTGCCTGAAAAAAAAAGGCCCACTGGACAACTGCTAGTAGACTGATTTGTCTCAacgaattttttttatataatattATTTAAATAAATAATTGTAAATTTAGATGATATCTATCGTCCACTCGCCAGCCGACAAGTTGACGTGGCAGCCGACTAAACGGTAGCAGGTACTAAGCGGCTGGAGGATTGGAAGATTGCCTACTGGACTCTTATCAGTCTTATCGGCCCCGATTGGGACTATCGGCTCGTGGTGCGCCGACAGGTCCTTACCACTCGAATGGACCTTTTTTTTTAGCTCGTCTAAATCAATTTGCACACCGACTTATTTATCCTATTAGCAGTAATCCAAATCCTAAGAGGCTTATTCTATGGATATGCTATTCTAATATGACTAGGAGAATATTCCAGATAATTTAGAAAGAAATTagactatttatatttatagttatatgAATGAAACTATTTTAAATTAATTTTGATGAATGGTTTGACACATCGATGTGGACAGCTAAATACATGTTAGTGGATGAAGAGATAACTATCATAATTACATGTGCtagttggctataattgtaaGTTCCAGTGGATTATTGATGTGAATAGCTTACATGTTGAGAGAAATCTCTAGTAGcatttagctttataagagtatatgaTTCTATATATTATTTTTAATTCAAGGACGATACGTTGAAACTTGAAGCATGGTAAATTCGTAATGGTGGTGTAACACAAGTTTCGGCGTACTCAGgatgttttgtttttctttttgtttacaaCAAAATTTTGGAATGGATCGTGAAAATCACGACACCAGCGGCATCGGCACAGGCGTAACAGAATTGGACTATGCCATAAAGGAAATCGTGGAGTTCAAATTAGATTATTTTCTTTTTACTCAAGAATTGTCTAGTCGTATTGTCTAGGACTCTGTATcggcccagggtataaatatagaccTCGGCTACTGTAACATTTTTCATCTCTCGATCAATACACAATCTATTTTCCAGCTTCACGCCATCgcactaggagtaggagtaacgtaattctcgacgagttcttcagtagGCTACATCATTTGGTCTCTTGCTAGATTTgatattaatcaaagttatcgattCTATTGTGTTTAGTGAGGCTGCATCTTATGATCCAGTGTTTAGTAAGGCTGCATCTTGTGATCCAGTCTGTGGTGATGCAACCAGCCATGTTTGTTTTCCTAGATGAGAATGAGCCAGCCTGTGGTCGAAGATCGCCGAAGAGTCGTCGGAGAGGGAGGGGAAGTCACCGCTCCGAGCTGGAGCCTACGTGCACTCAACGACGGGGTTGGCGACGGCGGGGAGGCTTTCACGATAAAGAAAAGGGAGGTGACGCTGCTCGTATACGATGCGCCTGCTACAGCTGAGCCCGACAGGAACGAAAGAATTTTTTGTTTCTCCAGAGCCGGGCCCAGTGGTGCTTTGAGGGGCGTGCCGGCCTGGCTCGTGGGTTGGTCCAAGCAAACAAATAGCCTGTGTTACACCCCTAGGCTCAATGGTCCATCTGGACCGGCAAACAAACACTCCTTTATTGATCCAACTCGTCACTCTTGCAAGTGCTCGTAAGGCTAAGGTGTGCGAGCATGCTATTTATAAGAGCATGGTGGGCGCGCACCGCAGCGCCTGCTTCGGCTTTGCACGTTAATGATTAATAGGTGGCTGCATGGCCCCATTATATAAGGTAATAAAAATTTCTTCGAGGTGCTGTTGTATGGAACGGTATGCAAGAGAGCATGGAACTGTCTGCAAGAGAATATTCAAAAAAATTTACCATGCTTATTTGACATCATTGAAGACTAAGTATATCATTTGAGCGGTAAGTATATCAATTAGCGAAGAAAAACATATACCAATAAGCAATTAAGCAGCATTAAGTCCATGGTGAGAAAGTCTCAATTGGATTACATTAAACTAAAATATGGTCTCAAACTACAGAGTACCTGAGACATGATATAGCAATAAACTAAAAATAGTCCTCTCGTTCTTTCTGGGAAAAGGCAAAATTATTCACTATGTTCTGACATGGATCTTCTATATAAGGTATT harbors:
- the LOC136517608 gene encoding paired amphipathic helix protein Sin3-like 6 isoform X6, which codes for MEEAGGEERLNRLLERHGQEVVGFLMFAKAKLSESAYKELVKAAREIVEQSSNPEGGITVQKCEEILSQVFVGQTRVLEGFRHLVEAGDPSKDDHPLRLALSFMNKVKDSSSISNEDYRHFLVTLSELMTKKITNQETYLKVKKYMRHCPELFQTFETYLPPRLSNEQPCRSPNISISKQVLCITPDENHSANHSLDGNEATGTPCISDFLQTSTRGNGESLHAEENDGDKIDPLPCWSPSRENELPPKVNPDMFTRYSTSYSLLPKNCLTLKTSYHTELGQFVFNDTLVSSTSGSEDCFKFRTKNHYEENIFKCEDDMFESDMLLQRYTATADFIRNLQVDKDMKIQEHLTSLHRRCIEQLYDEHGLDMLDALSEKIDTSIALVILQSRLNQKIEDLKEAQSSFNKACSNIIANNYYRSLDHRSSSFKQLDKRRMSPKALLAEAREINMARLNNGYKHLSAYNNQSTLISENVFKDINLHIHKDIDRMVRYACKSCPSEQKLMMVWTTLVQPFVSISCQLQESNGTVAPKEACEHCGLSKTFLRSIPDSSLANNFSLSSKRGGYLLNTSNKSASILDACQTEIEDGEFIPDVGNIQFGSLLGHGNGAASCDVAAPSGAGLSSQCPGHSNCDHSNKSEVHYESREGYNIEMGSSAYSKRTAELYDVKGSVPCCSLVVLLRLHQILYERLVVAKNLSAEASKRGSHTSDLYAGFKEELFNLITGSTNSSNFEKYCLTILGPRSYVLFTLNEVIDRIIKQVIQI